The genomic stretch GGCAGCACGCAAGCCTCGGGAACGGCGCGGATGGCGGCCTGCGGCATCACCTTCACCTCGGCGGTGGCGGGGTCCTGCACCAGGGCGTGCCCGCCGCGGTCCACGATCTTGCGCAGCCCCCGCGCGCCGTCGGCGTTGGCGCCGGTCAGCACGATGCCGATGGTGTCCAGCGCGTAGGCGTCGGCCGCCGAGGCGAACATCACGTCGATCGACGGGCGGCTGAAGCGCACCGGCTCGTCGGTGCTGAGCGCGAAGTATCCCGGCTCCACCAGCAGGTGGTAGTCGGGCGGGGCCACGTAGATGCGTCCGGGAACGATCGCCTCCTTGTCGCTGGCCTCGCCCACCTCCAGGTGCGAGCACTCCTGCAGCAGGTCGCAGAGCAGCTCCGAATCCTTGCTGCGGTGCTGCACCACGGCCACGGGAATGCCGAAGTCCGCCGGCAGCCCCGCCACCAGGGTGCGCAGCGCCAGCAGCCCGCCCGCGCTCACGCCCACCGCCACCAGTCCGTACCCCCGCGCGGGCGCGGCCATCACCCCACCCTCCGGTAGATCTTCTCCTTGACGTCCAGCGCCTCGTACCGCTCCTCGTACGCGGTGAAGCGCAGCGTCTCCTTGTTCCCCATGCAGAGGATGCCGAGCGGGACCAGGGAGGCGTAGAACAGGTCGTGCACGCGGTTCTGCAGCTCGCGGTCGAAGTAGATCATCACGTTCCGGCACAGGATCACGTGGAACTCGGCGAACGAGCCGTCGGTGACCAGGTTGTGCTGCGAGAACACCACGTTGCG from Longimicrobium sp. encodes the following:
- a CDS encoding chemotaxis protein CheB, with the translated sequence MAAPARGYGLVAVGVSAGGLLALRTLVAGLPADFGIPVAVVQHRSKDSELLCDLLQECSHLEVGEASDKEAIVPGRIYVAPPDYHLLVEPGYFALSTDEPVRFSRPSIDVMFASAADAYALDTIGIVLTGANADGARGLRKIVDRGGHALVQDPATAEVKVMPQAAIRAVPEACVLPMAEIPAYLAGIRGRRMPPCRKVGA